In one Triplophysa rosa linkage group LG13, Trosa_1v2, whole genome shotgun sequence genomic region, the following are encoded:
- the nxf1a gene encoding nuclear RNA export factor 1 yields the protein MTCSREYYPNLSVVTRVYPCRTEPNGTAVVRTVWRTDNNPTERDGRVDNKQFCSREGRRSFRNVNSDSLGFQHRAQPLGNFGPRGRFQDGIVDGITYGKFSRGGWKGKGWMEGRRGGSSLGAGGAERGREKGGGGIPWFRMTIPHGKKYDKKWLIKALQDHSPIPFSPLLYSTDGHSVYFYLNDAAAASALRKLSCRITDSEGYKVVVIMTPWVKPPLYQNNLKQEDLELIKRCMSKRFNGSQCCLDLSSIGTDHDLVSHKIEVILNRKSCMQATLRIIEENVPELLCLNLSNNKLFRLTDLADLVKKTPRLKALNLSHNELKSEQELDNLKGLGLVELCLDRNPLCDNFEDQTTYIRAVRKRFPSLLKLDGHVLPPPICFGVDPGTAVPPCKGSFFVSDEISAVIQPFLQQYYSVYDSGHRQQLLDAYHDGACFSLSTDVSRYLLREYQKDNRNMKQVKDSHTRFRLLKRSRLNVVAFINELPKTQHDFASFTIDVNTYTSTLLAFTVNGVFKEVDGSSNDLIRAFTRVFIAVPAPNSGLCVVNDALYLRTATSEEKHRAFATPAPIASSGPVSTLSAFQQQMLSAFSQSSQMNLEWSQKCLQDNAWDFHRAAQIFTELKEQGKIPEVAFIK from the exons ATGACTTGCTCCCGGGAATATTACCCCAACCTGTCCGTGGTAACACGCGTTTACCCTTGTCGTACAG AACCCAATGGCACTGCAGTGGTGAGAACGGTGTGGAGAACTGACAACAATCCGACAG agcGTGATGGTCGTGTCGACAACAAGCAGTTTTGTAGCCGTGAAGGTCGGAGGTCCTTCAGGAATGTAAACAGTGATTCACTTGGTTTTCAGCATCGTGCTCAACCCTTGGGAAACTTTGGACCTCGTGGCAGGTTTCAGGATGGCATTGTTGACGG GATTACATATGGAAAGTTCAGCCGGGGTGGCTGGAAAGGAAAGGGGTGGATGGAAGGGCGACGAGGAGGAAGTAGTTTAGGAGCAGGAGGGGcggagagaggaagagaaaaaggTGGAGGAGGAATACCGTGGTTCAGAATGACA ATACCGCATGGGAAAAAGTATGACAAGAAGTGGCTGATAAAAGCACTTCAGGATCACAGTCCTATACCTTTCAGTCCATTGCTG TACTCTACAGACGGTCACAGCGTTTATTTCTACCTGAATGATGCGGCCGCAGCCAGCGCCCTACGCAAACTATCATGCAGGATCACAGACAGTGAAGGGTACAAA GTGGTTGTTATCATGACCCCTTGGGTCAAACCTCCTCTCTACCAAAATAACCTGAAGCAAGAAGATCTGGAGCTTATAAAG AGATGCATGTCTAAACGTTTCAATGGTTCCCAGTGTTGTCTTGATCTGAGCAGCATCGGCACTGATCATG ACTTGGTTTCACATAAAATTGAAGTGATATTAAACCGAAAGAGCTGCATGCAGGCCACGTTACGAATCATCGAGGAAAATGTTCCTGAG TTGTTATGTCTGAATCTGAGCAACAACAAGCTGTTTAGGCTGACTGACCTTGCAGACCTGGTGAAGAAAACCCCCCGACTGAAGGCACTGAATCTGTCTCATAATGAG ctgaagTCCGAACAGGAACTGGATAACCTCAAGGGTCTCGGGCTGGTTGAACTGTGTTTGGACAGGAACCCGCTGTGCGATAACTTTGAAGATCAGACCACATATATCAG AGCGGTTCGGAAGCGATTTCCCAGCCTTCTCAAACTG GACGGTCATGTCCTTCCGCCTCCCATCTGTTTTGGTGTAGACCCCGGCACTGCTGTTCCTCCCTGTAAG GGCAGCTTTTTTGTCTCAGATGAAATCAGCGCCGTCATCCAGCCCTTTCTCCAACA GTATTACAGCGTGTACGACTCCGGACACAGACAGCAGCTGCTGGATGCATATCATGATGGAGCCTGTTTCTCCCTCAGCACCGATGTCTCCAG GTACTTATTGAGAGAGTATCAAAAAGACAACCGCAATATGAAGCAGGTCAAAGACTCCC ACACGCGCTTCCGTTTGCTGAAAAGGTCCCGGCTGAACGTTGTCGCCTTCATCAATGAACTGCCCAAGACCCAGCACGACTTCGCTTCATTTACCATCGATGTTAATACATATACG AGCACTTTATTGGCGTTCACTGTGAATGGAGTGTTCAAAGAGG TTGATGGCAGCTCGAACGACCTCATCAGGGCGTTTACCAGAGTCTTCATCGCAGTTCCAGCTCCAAATTCTGG TCTGTGTGTGGTCAACGATGCACTCTACCTGAGGACGGCCACATCTGAGGAGAAACACAGAGCATTCGCAACACCTGCCCCGATCGCCTCGAGCGGCCCAGTGTCCACCCTCTCTGCATTCCAGCAGCAAATGCTCTCTGCCTTCTCCCAGAGCTCTCAAATGAACCTGGAATGGTCTCAAAA ATGTCTGCAGGATAATGCCTGGGATTTTCATCGAGCTGCCCAGATTTTTACAGAACTAAAG GAACAAGGGAAGATTCCAGAAGTAGCTTTTATAAAGTGA
- the si:ch73-22a13.3 gene encoding inositol-trisphosphate 3-kinase B: protein MSISSLFMKGLDFPMQSMSTLSGKASDAGDGEVARDAGEENIFDFSSSSIKSHRFKTTGLRIRPKLASAQAVLSSKLEQPLGTQTSAHEEQEDMKPEYLERLTRSTEEMTADKDIEKQVMADEALGKEDSKNEWKGRTELKEKLKDRMRERLGGCLDNDESSEREMTDSRRHRQRSWVAKQRHAHTSRDGELYMDRGTERDGEDQDRGMKEFVPHPVLSRVLLHSSASSSSSFNNSSAESDEVFSEGEDAAARRKTMSRCRSWRTFLTMMQWSKRTQSPWIQLAGHQGNVKLSEGGEVLKRFCEVENICLQALMSDALYQFVPQYFGHISQDGDRYIRLEDLLSGLKYPVIMDCKMGVRTYQEDEIIKARSNVTMRTDMYHKMVKVDPAAPTEEEHALGGVTKLRYMQWRDDSSTTSTLGFRVEGIVMGNGKVLRDFYKTCTNAQVTETLLSFTKRQVPILKAYKSRLQALNETLKLSAFFSKHEIIGSSLLFVHDSNNKANIWMIDFGKTIPTPDNVHLKHDVPWVEGNREDGYLTGLISLISLLGEAIGQAEEDKEPSLSDFH, encoded by the exons ATGAGCATTTCAAGCCTCTTCATGAAAGGTTTGGATTTTCCAATGCAAAGCATGAGCACATTGTCAGGAAAAGCGAGCGATGCAGGTGATGGGGAGGTCGCGAGAGATGCCGGAgaagaaaacatttttgattTCTCTTCATCTTCAATCAAAAGTCATCGTTTCAAAACAACAGGCCTCAGAATCAGACCTAAACTGGCCTCGGCTCAAGCCGTCCTGTCATCCAAACTAGAACAACCATTAGGAACGCAGACGAGCGCACATGAGGAACAAGAGGATATGAAACCGGAATATCTAGAACGACTAACGAGATCTACAGAGGAAATGACCGCAGACAAAGACATTGAGAAGCAAGTGATGGCAGATGAAGCTCTTGGTAAAGAAGATTCAAAGAATGAATGGAAAGGCAGGACTGAACTTAAGGAAAAGCTGAAGGACCGGATGAGGGAGAGACTTGGCGGATGTCTGGACAACGATGAGagcagcgagagagagatgacTGACAGCAGAAGGCACAGACAGAGGAGTTGGGTTGCTAAacaaagacacgcacacacgtcgAGGGATGGTGAACTTTACATGGACAGAGGAACGGAGAGAGACGGTGAGGATCAAGACAGAGGAATGAAAGAATTTGTTCCTCATCCTGTCCTCTCTCGGGTTCTCCTGCACTCCTCGGCTTCATCGTCTTCTTCCTTCAACAACTCCTCAGCCGAGAGCGACGAGGTCTTCAGCGAAGGGGAAGATGCAGCGGCCAGGAGAAAGACCATGAGCAGG TGTCGATCATGGAGAACGTTTCTGACCATGATGCAGTGGTCCAAGCGTACACAGAGCCCATGGATCCAACTGGCTGGTCACCAAG GTAATGTCAAGCTGAGTGAGGGTGGAGAGGTGCTGAAGAGGTTTTGTGAGGTAGAGAACATCTGCCTGCAGGCCCTCATGTCAGATGCGCTCTATCAGTTCGTGCCTCAATATTTTGGGCACATCAGTCAGGATGGAGATCGGTACATCCGTCTAGAAGATCTACTGAGCGGTCTTAAGTATCCTGTGATCATGGACTGCAAAATGGGTGTCAG AACTTACCAGGAAGACGAGATCATTAAAGCCAGATCTAACGTCACCATGCGGACTGATATGTATCACAAGATGGTGAAAGTAGATCCGGCAGCTCCCACTGAGGAGGAACACGCACTCGGAGGCGTAACGAAGCTGCGTTACATGCAGTGGAGAGATGACAGCAGCACTACCTCAACACTCGGCTTTCGTGTAGAGGGCATAGTG ATGGGAAATGGTAAGGTATTACGAGATTTCTACAAAACTTGCACAAATGCCCAAGTGACAGAAACCCTCTTATCCTTCACCAAAAGGCAGGTTCCCATTCTA AAAGCCTACAAATCCAGATTACAAGCACTAAATGAAACGCTAAAGCTGTCAGCCTTTTTTAGCAAGCATGAG atcatAGGAAGTTCTCTGCTCTTCGTCCATGACAGCAACAACAAAGCTAACATATGGATGATTGATTTCGGGAAGACCATCCCAACCCCAGATAATGTCCACCTGAAGCATGATGTTCCATGGGTGGAGGGAAACAGGGAGGACGGGTACCTCACCGGTCTAATCTCCCTCATCTCTCTGCTGGGTGAAGCCATCGGACAAGCAGAGGAAGATAAAGAGCCATCACTTTCAGATTTCCATTGA
- the bscl2l gene encoding BSCL2 lipid droplet biogenesis associated, seipin, like, translated as MYQNTDEYSTDGSGVQDMGPQISGLVVQIMEVMPVVLARIRQKLLEVAIMICVILLVLWVALFLYGSFYYSFMPTANYITPVHFAYRTDCSTPHHAMCSFPVANVSLLKNGKHEVMTYSQPYQITLELEMPESPANQQLGMFLVKMSPYSKTGQIIDVSARSAMLHYRSSLLQALDTMMFSPMLLSGVSEQKQSVMVELYSEFRVDSYKPTAGAVIEIHSQNIQIYGANLYIFAHFTGIRYLLYHFPLTSALIGVMSNFAFLSLIMVLSYLQFSLGDLRSPGEEGRQEADFEFDMDQDELKEREELNDQSEPQHEGISKVITKSMLDSPIAMRNNDTADCNSDEMEESIPDMGVDESEHVGDEPICTFEDGEMILRQRHLSAVMLQTSQALTDTGDKNLNGGGLSCLSS; from the exons ATGTATCAGAACACGGACGAGTACAGTACTGACGGTTCTGGCGTGCAGGACATGGGACCTCAGATCAGTGGACTGGTGGTTCAGATCATGGAGGTGATGCCAGTTGTGCTTGCGCGGATCAGACAGAAGCTTCTGGAGGTGGCTATTATGATCTGTGTTATTCTGCTGGTGTTATGGGTGGCTTTATTTCTCTACGGCAGTTTCTATTACTCCTTTATGCCCACGGCCAATTACATCACACCTGTCCACTTCGCCTACAG GACAGATTGTTCGACCCCTCACCATGCCATGTGCTCTTTTCCTGTTGCAAACGTCTCTCTTTTGAAGAATGGAAAACATGAG GTAATGACATACAGTCAGCCCTATCAGATCACACTGGAGCTCGAGATGCCCGAGTCTCCAGCCAATCAACAGCTGGGAATGTTCCTTGTCAAAATGTCTCCCTATTCCAAAACCGGTCAGATTATTGACGTATCAGCACGTTCT GCCATGCTCCATTATCGCTCGTCACTGCTTCAGGCTCTGGACACCATGATGTTTTCCCCGATGCTGTTAAGCGGAGTGTCCGAACAGAAGCAGTCAGTCATGGTGGAGCTGTACTCCGAGTTCAGAGTTGATTCT TATAAACCCACTGCCGGCGCTGTTATTGAGATCCATTCCCAGAATATTCAAATCTACGGGGCAAATCTCTACATCTTCGCCCACTTCACAGgcatcag GTACCTGCTGTATCATTTCCCCCTGACGTCAGCTCTGATCGGGGTGATGAGTAACTTCGCCTTCCTCAGTTTGATCATGGTCCTCAGCTACCTGCAGTTCAGTCTGGGTGATCTCAGGTCACCTGGGGAGGAGGGCAGACAAGAG GCTGATTTTGAGTTTGATATGGATCAAGACGAACTGAAAGAACGAGAGGAATTGAATGATCAGTCAGAACCTCAGCATGAAGGAATAAGCAAAG TCATTACAAAATCTATGTTGGATTCCCCCATTGCGATGAGAAATAATGACACCGCCGATTGCAATTCAGACGAGATGGAAGAATCCATTCCAGACATGGGGGTGGATGAGAGCGAACATGTGGGGGATGAACCCATCTGTACGTTCGAGGATGGGGAAATGATTTTGAGACAAAGACATTTGTCAGCCGTGATGTTGCAAACATCTCAGGCATTAACAGACACTGGAGATAAAAACTTGAATGGTGGTGGTTTGAGCTGTTTGAGCTCATGA